One stretch of Dyella jiangningensis DNA includes these proteins:
- a CDS encoding glycoside hydrolase family 3 C-terminal domain-containing protein — protein MRPVKRRGAITGLTSAWLLAVSVSASAMPDQATAQASRLVAQMTPAEKISQLQSASPAIPRLNVPAYEWWSEGLHGLARDGEATVFPQAIGLAASWDADLLHAVGGAVAAQARDKFLATGLHEDHGRYNGLTLWSPNINIFRDPRWGRGQETYGEDPHLTATLGVAFIEGLQGDDPAHPTVIATPKHFVVHSGPEPGRHGFDVDVSPHDLEDTYLPAFRAAIVDGHAGSIMCAYNAIHGVPACALPWLLGERLRGDWGFKGFVVTDCDAVDDMTKFHHYRTDNAGSSASALRAGTDLNCGVAYDSLRKALAEGQVNEHDLDTAATRLFAARYRLGMFDTSMSRPHVDPDEQAALALRAASESIVLLKNRADVLPLKPGTRIAVVGPNADALSVLEANYHGTARHPVTPLDGLRQQFGAQRVSYAQGATLAEGVPVPIPVTALRSGQGGAAGLKGEYFEGSDLFGKLIVTRTDAKVDMDTDHAPPAKGLGASGYAVRWSGQLLPPGPGDYTLSVRVDRCFDCRGHDPVHLYLDGRLISATDGDQEPTAAKIHVDDAQPHDLRLEWQHSGEDQGIHLQWIAPPEAQLAEARRAANDADVVVAFVCLSPEVEGEELKVDVPGFLGGDRTDIGLPSTQRKLLEAVSAGGKPLVVVLMSGSAVAMTWAKDHADAILAAWYPGEQGGAAIARTLAGVVNPAGRLPVTFYRDARDLPPFIDYDMKGRTYRYFDGEPLYGFGDGLSYTTFAYDAPVLSSARVKAGDPMDVSVRVRNTGARSGDEVVQLYLAYPGVAGAPRRALVGFQRIPLAAGEQRIVQFHLDARALSLVDAAGVRAVRAGRYELFAGGRQPAAGQVPVTFTITGHADVPR, from the coding sequence ATGAGGCCCGTGAAACGGCGAGGTGCGATCACCGGTCTGACCAGTGCGTGGCTGTTGGCTGTCTCCGTGTCGGCGTCTGCCATGCCCGATCAGGCCACGGCGCAGGCGAGCCGTCTCGTGGCGCAGATGACGCCTGCTGAAAAGATCAGCCAGCTGCAGAGCGCATCGCCCGCGATTCCACGCCTGAACGTCCCGGCCTACGAATGGTGGAGCGAAGGGCTGCACGGGCTCGCGCGCGATGGCGAGGCCACCGTTTTCCCGCAGGCGATCGGCCTGGCCGCCAGCTGGGATGCCGACCTGTTGCACGCCGTGGGTGGCGCGGTGGCGGCGCAGGCGCGCGACAAGTTCCTTGCCACGGGGCTGCACGAGGATCATGGCCGCTACAACGGCCTGACCCTGTGGTCGCCCAACATCAACATCTTCCGCGATCCACGCTGGGGGCGAGGGCAGGAGACCTACGGTGAGGATCCGCACCTGACGGCGACGCTCGGCGTCGCATTCATCGAAGGCCTGCAGGGTGACGACCCCGCGCATCCCACGGTCATCGCCACGCCCAAGCACTTTGTCGTGCACTCGGGGCCGGAGCCGGGGCGCCACGGTTTCGACGTGGACGTCTCGCCGCATGATCTCGAAGACACCTATCTGCCCGCCTTTCGCGCGGCCATCGTGGATGGGCATGCCGGATCGATCATGTGCGCCTACAACGCCATCCATGGCGTGCCGGCGTGTGCCTTGCCCTGGCTGCTCGGCGAGCGGCTTCGCGGCGACTGGGGCTTCAAGGGATTCGTCGTCACCGATTGCGACGCGGTGGACGACATGACGAAGTTCCATCACTACCGCACCGACAATGCGGGCTCATCCGCGAGTGCACTGCGGGCAGGCACGGATCTCAATTGTGGCGTGGCTTACGACAGTCTTCGCAAGGCGCTCGCCGAGGGGCAAGTCAACGAACATGACCTGGATACGGCAGCGACGCGCCTGTTCGCCGCGCGTTATCGCCTCGGCATGTTCGACACCTCGATGTCCAGGCCGCACGTCGATCCGGATGAGCAAGCTGCGCTCGCACTACGGGCGGCCAGCGAATCGATCGTGTTGCTCAAGAATCGCGCCGATGTCTTGCCGCTCAAGCCAGGCACGCGTATCGCCGTGGTCGGACCCAATGCGGATGCCTTGTCGGTGCTGGAAGCCAACTATCACGGCACGGCACGTCATCCCGTGACGCCGCTCGATGGCCTGCGGCAGCAGTTCGGCGCGCAGCGCGTGAGCTATGCCCAGGGCGCCACGCTGGCCGAAGGCGTACCCGTGCCTATTCCGGTGACGGCGTTGCGCAGCGGGCAAGGCGGTGCCGCCGGGCTGAAAGGCGAGTATTTCGAAGGCAGCGACCTGTTCGGCAAGCTGATCGTGACGCGCACCGATGCCAAGGTCGACATGGACACGGACCATGCGCCGCCGGCAAAAGGGCTGGGCGCATCGGGCTATGCGGTGCGATGGAGCGGGCAACTGCTGCCGCCTGGCCCTGGCGATTACACCTTGTCCGTACGCGTCGACCGTTGCTTCGACTGCCGCGGGCATGATCCGGTGCATCTGTACCTTGACGGCCGCCTGATCTCCGCGACCGACGGCGATCAGGAGCCGACCGCTGCGAAAATCCACGTCGACGACGCGCAGCCACATGATCTTCGACTGGAATGGCAGCACAGCGGCGAAGACCAGGGCATCCATCTGCAGTGGATCGCACCGCCGGAGGCGCAACTGGCCGAAGCGCGACGGGCAGCGAATGATGCCGACGTCGTGGTCGCGTTCGTGTGCCTTTCGCCGGAAGTCGAGGGCGAAGAGCTCAAGGTCGACGTACCGGGTTTTCTCGGCGGGGACCGCACCGATATCGGCCTGCCATCCACGCAGCGCAAGCTGCTGGAAGCCGTGTCCGCCGGCGGCAAGCCGCTGGTAGTGGTCTTGATGAGTGGCAGTGCCGTGGCCATGACCTGGGCCAAGGATCATGCGGACGCGATACTTGCCGCGTGGTATCCGGGCGAGCAGGGCGGCGCGGCGATCGCGCGAACCCTCGCGGGCGTCGTCAACCCTGCCGGTCGCCTGCCGGTGACGTTCTATCGCGATGCCCGCGACCTGCCACCGTTCATCGATTACGACATGAAGGGGCGCACGTATCGCTACTTCGATGGCGAGCCGCTGTATGGCTTCGGCGATGGCCTGAGCTACACCACATTCGCCTATGACGCACCCGTCCTGTCCTCGGCGCGCGTCAAGGCGGGCGACCCCATGGATGTCTCCGTGCGCGTGCGCAACACCGGTGCGCGAAGCGGCGACGAGGTGGTGCAGCTATACCTCGCCTACCCCGGTGTGGCGGGTGCGCCGCGGCGGGCGCTGGTGGGCTTCCAGCGCATCCCTCTGGCGGCGGGTGAGCAGCGCATCGTGCAGTTTCATCTCGATGCACGTGCGTTGAGCCTTGTCGACGCGGCCGGCGTGCGCGCCGTCAGGGCGGGCCGCTACGAACTGTTCGCCGGTGGCCGCCAACCGGCGGCGGGCCAGGTACCGGTGACTTTCACCATCACGGGGCATGCCGACGTGCCGCGCTGA